One window of the Arvicanthis niloticus isolate mArvNil1 chromosome 23, mArvNil1.pat.X, whole genome shotgun sequence genome contains the following:
- the Nrde2 gene encoding nuclear exosome regulator NRDE2: MALFPAFAGVSEASGDGSSRKELDWLSNPSFRVGNLTSLSQQTEEVTALVSAGSPLPRSPQKSELSGESDTGEKLTQISRKKKKEKKKKRKHQHHKKAKRRHEQSSSSGSESDTEAGKDRASRSIRDGQKESDKPRQGSNATAAAAADGPCSIWLEDIHTLTDVFRTDKKPDPANWEYKSLYRGDIARYKRKGDSCLGINPKKQCISWEGASAAKRHSHRHLERYFTKKNVGLMRTEGIAVCSNPEPPSSEPVTFIPVKDSADAATPVTTWLNPLGIYDQSTTQWLQGQGPAEQESKQPDLQQDRESAALKARVEEFNRRVRENPRDTQLWMAFVAFQDEVMRSPGIYALGEGEQEKHKKSLKLLLEKKLAVLERAIESNPSSVDLKLAKLQLCSEFWEPSALAKEWQKLLFLHPNNTSLWQRYLSFCQSQFGTFSVSKLHSLYGKCLSTLSAVKDGSMLSHPELPGTEEAMFGLFLQQCHFLRQAGHSEKVISLFQAMVDFTFFKPDSVKELPTKVQVEFFEPFWDSGEPRVGEKGARGWRAWMHQQERGGWVLVTPDEDDEDPEEEDQEIKDKSLPRWQIWLAVERSRDQRHWRPWRPDRTKKQTEEDCEDPERQVLFDDIGQSLIRLSSSDLQFQLVEAFLQFLGVPSGFLTPASCLYLAMDESSIFENELYDEKPLTYFNPSFSGISCVGYMEQLGCPRWTKGHNREGEEFVRNVFHLVLPLFSGKRKSQLCLSWLRYEIAKVIWCLHTKKKRLKSQGKNCKKLAKNLLKEPENRNNFCLWKQYAHLEWLLGNTEDARKVFDTALGMAGSSELKDRELCELSLLYAELEMELSPASRGATTGRAVHILTRLTESSPYGPYTGQVLSTQVLRARKAYEHALQDCLGQSCASSPAPAESLDCLGSLVRCFMLFQYLTVGIDAAVQIYGQVFSKLKGSALLEGPGPEDSTSSQSLTSVLEAVTLMHTSLLRFHMNVCVYPLAPLRETLSDALKLYPGNQVLWRAYVQIQNKSHSANKTRRFFDTVTRSAKHLEPWLFAIEAEKLRKRLVESVQRVGGREVHATIPETGLTHRIRALFENAIRSDTGSQCPLLWRMYLNFLVSLGNKERSKGVFYKALQSCPWAKVLYMDAMEYFPDELQEILDVMTEKELRVRLPLEELELLLED, encoded by the exons AGTTAGATTGGCTGAGCAACCCAAGCTTTCGTGTTGGAAATCTGACGTCTCTGAGCCAACAGACTGAAGAAGTCACAGCCCTTGTTTCTGCAGGGTCACCACTGCCGAG GAGTCCTCAGAAGTCAGAGCTCTCAGGTGAGAGTGACACTGGTGAGAAGCTCACACAGATaagcagaaaaaagaagaaagagaaaaagaagaaaaggaagcatcAGCACCACAAGAAAGCCAAGAGGAGACACGAGCAGTCGAGCAGCAGTGGGTCCGAGTCAGACACAGAGGCTGGGAAGGACAGGGCTTCTCGAAGCATCAGGGATGGCCAGAAGGAATCTGACAAACCCCG CCAGGGAAGTAATGcgactgctgctgctgctgctgacggACCTTGCTCCATTTGGCTGGAAGACATTCACACTCTGACGGATGTCTTCAGGACGGATAAGAAACCAGATCCCGCCAACTGGGAGTATAAATCTCTGTATCGTGGGGATATAGCAAG GTACAAGAGGAAGGGAGACTCGTGCCTGGGTATCAATCCTAAGAAACAGTGTATATCTTGGGAAGGGGCTTCTGCAGCCAAGAGGCACTCACACAGGCACCTGGAGCGCTATTTTACCAAGAAGAATGTGGGGTTAATGCGCACTGAGGGGATTGCTGTGTGCAGTAACCCTGAGCCTCCCTCCTCCGAGCCAGTCACCTTCATCCCAGTGAAGGACTCTGCTGATGCAGCTACTCCTGTCACAACATGGCTGAATCCTCTGGGGATTTACGACCAGTCTACCACACAGTGGTTACAAGGACAGGGTCCAGCAGAGCAAGAATCAAAGCAGCCGGACTTACAACAGGACAGGGAGAGTGCTGCTCTTAAGGCCAGAGTGGAAGAGTTTAACAGAAGGGTTCGGGAGAATCCACGGGACACACAGCTATGGATGGCATTTGTGGCTTTCCAG GATGAGGTCATGAGGAGTCCTGGCATCTATGCCCTTGGGGAAGGAGAGCAAGAGAAGCACAAGAAGTCCTTGAAGCTCCTCCTGGAGAAGAAGCTGGCTGTGCTGGAGCGAGCCATCGAGAGCAACCCAAGCAGCGTGGACCTGAAGCTCGCCAAGCTGCAGCTGTGCTCAGAGTTCTGGGAGCCCAGTGCGCTGGCCAAGGAGTGGCAGAAGCTCCTCTTCCTGCACCCCAACAACACAAGTCTGTGGCAGCGCTATCTCTCCTTTTGCCAGAGTCAGTTTGGCACCTTTTCTGTGTCCAAACTCCACAGTCTGTACGGCAAGTGCTTGAGTACCTTGTCTGCTGTTAAGGACGGCAGCATGTTATCCCACCCCGAGTTGCCGGGCACTGAGGAGGCCATGTTTG GGCTCTTTCTTCAGCAGTGCCACTTTCTACGGCAGGCTGGCCACTCAGAGAAGGTCATCTCTTTGTTCCAGGCCATGGTTGACTTCACCTTCTTCAAGCCTGACAGCGTGAAAGAGCTGCCTACTAAAGTACAG GTGGAATTCTTTGAACCCTTCTGGGACAGCGGAGAGCCACGTGTTGGGGAGAAGGGAGCCCGAGGCTGGCGGGCATGGATGCACCAGCAGGAGCGTGGTGGCTGGGTGCTTGTCACCCCAG ATGAGGATGATGAGGATCCAGAAGAGGAGGACCAGGAGATAAAAGACAAGAGCCTGCCCAGGTGGCAGATCTGGCTGGCTGTTGAACGTTCTCGAGACCAGAGGCACTGGCGTCCCTGGCGCCCTGATAGGACCAAGAAGCAAACGGAGGAAGACTGTGAGGATCCCGAGAGACAG GTGCTGTTTGATGATATTGGGCAATCTTTGATCAGACTTTCCAGCTCAGATCTTCAGTTCCAGCTGGTTGAGGCCTTTCTGCAGTTCTTGGGCGTGCCTTCCGGCTTCCTGACCCCAGCCTCCTGCCTTTACCTGGCCATGGATGAGAGTAGCATCTTTGAGAATGAACTTTATGATGAGAAGCCCTTGACTTACTTCAATCCTTCCTTTTCGGGCATTAGCTGTGTTGGCTACATGGAGCAGTTGGGTTGTCCTCGCTGGACCAAAGGTCACAACCGAGAGGGTGAGGAGTTTGTCCGCAATGTCTTCCACCTGGTGCTGCCTTTGTTCTCAGGCAAGCGGAAGTCCCAGCTCTGCCTCTCCTGGTTACGGTACGAGATTGCAAAG GTCATTTGGTGTCTACACACTAAAAAAAAGCGATTAAAGTCTCAGGGAAAGAACTGCAAAAAACTAGCCAAGAATCTCCTTAAGGAGCCGGAAAACCGCAACAACTTCTGCCTCTGGAAGCAGTATGCACACCTGGAGTGGTTGCTCGGTAACACAGAGGATGCCAGAAAAGTGTTCGATACTGCGCTTGGCATGGCAGGCAGCAGTGAGCTGAAAGACCGGGAACTCTGTGAACTCAGTCTGCTCTATGCCGAGCTGGAGATGGAACTGTCGCCCGCCTCTAGAGGAGCCACCACAGGCCGAGCTGTCCACATATTAACGCGGCTGACGGAGAGCAGTCCCTACGGGCCCTACACTGGGCAGGTCTTGTCCACGCAGGTTCTGAGAGCTCGGAAGGCTTACGAGCATGCTCTGCAGGACTGTTTGGGACAGAGTTGTGCCTCCAGCCCAGCTCCTGCGGAGTCTTTGGACTGCCTGGGTAGCTTGGTCAGATGCTTCATGCTCTTCCAGTATTTGACTGTAGGAATTGATGCTGCTGTGCAGATATATGGACAGGTGTTTTCCAAGCTGAAGGGCTCTGCTCTCCTAGAAGGCcctgggccagaagacagcaCCAGCTCCCAGAGTTTGACGAGCGTTCTCGAGGCTGTCACCCTGATGCATACAAGTCTGCTGCGATTCCACATGAATGTTTGTGTCTACCCTCTGGCCCCACTCCGAGAGACCCTCTCAGATGCTTTAAAGCTATATCCGGGCAACCAGGTTCTTTGGAGGGCTTATGTACAGATTCAGAATAAGTCCCACAGTGCTAACAAGACCAGAAGGTTCTTCGACACAGTCACTAGGTCTGCCAAACATTTGGAGCCTTGGCTGTTTGCAATCGAAGCTGAGAAGCTGAGGAAAAGGCTGGTGGAATCTGTTCAGAG GGTGGGTGGCAGGGAGGTCCATGCTACAATCCCCGAGACGGGCCTTACGCATCGGATCAGAGCCTTGTTTGAAAATGCAATTCGGAGCGACACGGGCAGCCAGTGCCCCCTGCTGTGGAGGATGTATTTGAATTttttg